A region of Eschrichtius robustus isolate mEscRob2 chromosome 19, mEscRob2.pri, whole genome shotgun sequence DNA encodes the following proteins:
- the CIC gene encoding protein capicua homolog isoform X7 — translation MYSAHRPLVPASGAASRGLGMFVWTNVEPRSVAVFPWHSLVPFLAPSQPDPSVQPSEAQQPASHLVASNQSKEPAESAAVAHEQPPGGTGNADPGRPPGATCPESPGPGPPHTLGVVEPGKGPLPTTEEEAPGPPGEPRLDSETESDHDDAFLSIMSPEIQLPLPPGKRRTQSLSALPKERDSSSEKDGRSPNKREKDHIRRPMNAFMIFSKRHRALVHQRHPNQDNRTVSKILGEWWYALGPKEKQKYHDLAFQVKEAHFKAHPDWKWCNKDRKKSSSEAKPTSLGLAGGHKEPRERSMSETGTAAAPGVSSELLSVTAQTLLSSDTKAPGSSSCGAERLHAVGGPASARPRAFSHSGVHSLDGGEVDSQALQELTQMVSGPASYSGPKPSTQYGAPGPFAAPGEGGTLAASGRPPLLPTRASRSQRAASEDMTSDEERMVICEEEGDDDVIADDGFSTTDIDLKCKERVTDSESGDSSGEDPEGSKGFGRKVFSPVIRSSFTHCRPSLDPEPPGPPDPPAGFGKGYGPTPSSSSSPASSSASAATSFPLGSGTFKAQESGQGSTTGPLRPPPPGTGGPATPKATRFLPTDSATFRRKRPESVGGLEPPGPSVIAAPPSGGGSVLQTLVLPSNKEEREGSGARMPSAPAPSLAYGAPAAPLSRPAATMVTNVVRPVSSTPVPIASKPFPTSGRAEASPNDTAGARTETVAGSRAPGGSPLGVSLVYSDKKSGAATSTAPHLVAGPLLGTVGKAPATVTNLLVGAPGYGAPAPPAVQFIAQGGPGSGTAAGSGAGAGSGPNGPMPLGILQPGPLGKAGGITQVQYILPTLPQQLQVAPAPAPAPGTKAAAPSGPAPTTSIRFTLPPGTSTNGKVLAATAPTPGIPILQSVPSAPPPKAQSVSPVQAPPPGGSAQLLPGKVLVPLATPSMSVRGGGAGQPLPLVSPPFSVPVQNGAQPPSKIIQLTPVPVSTPSGLVPPLSPATLPGPASQPQKVLLPSSTRITYVQSAGGHALPLGTGPASSQAGTVTSYGPTSSVALGFTSLGPSGPAFVQPLLSGQAPLLAPGQVGVSPVPSPQLPPTCAAPSGPVITAFYPGSPVPTSSAPLAQPSQAPPGLVYTVATNTTPPAATILPKGPPAPATATPAPTSPFPSATAGSMTYSLVAPKAQRPTPKAPQKVKAAIASIPVGSFEAGAPGRPGPAPRQPLEPGPAREPPASESELEGRPTTPAPPLPPETWAPPARSSPPPPPPAEERTSAKGPETMASKFPSSSSDWRVPGLGLESRGEPPTPPSPAPAPAPAPGSSGSSSEGSSGRAAGDTPERKEAASAGKKVKVRPPPLKKTFDSVDNRVLSEVDFEERFAELPEFRPEEVLPSPTLQSLATSPRAILGSYRKKRKNSTDLDSAPEDPTSPKRKMRRRSSCSSEPNTPKSAKCEGDIFTFDRTGTEAEDVLGELEYEKVPYSSLRRTLDQRRALVMQLFQDHGFFPSAQATAAFQARYADIFPSKVCLQLKIREVRQKIMQAATPTEQPPGAEAPLPGPPPTVTAAAPVPTPSPAGGPDPTSPGSDSGTAPAAPPLPPPPEPGPGQPGWEGPPQPSPPPSGPSTAATGR, via the exons ATGTACTCAGCCCACAGGCCCCTGGTGCCCGCGTCCGGCGCGGCCTCCCGTGGCCTCGGCATGTTCG TGTGGACGAACGTGGAACCTCGCTCTGTGGCCGTGTTCCCCTGGCATTCCTTAGTCCCCTTCCTGGCCCCCAGCCAGCCTGACCCCTCCGTGCAGCCAAGTGAGGCCCAGCAACCTGCTAGCCACCTAGTGGCCTCCAACCAGAGCAAAG AACCTGCTGAGTCGGCGGCTGTTGCTCACGAGCAGCCACCAGGCGGGACGGGGAATGCTGACCCCGGGCGGCCCCCTGGAGCTACATGCCCTGAGAGCCCAGGGCCCGGACCCCCCCACACTCTGGGGGTGGTGGAACCTGGAAAGGGCCCCCTTCCCACCACGGAGGAGGAGGCCCCTGGTCCTCCAGGAGAGCCCAGGCTGGACAGTGAGACAGAGAGTGACCACGACGATGC CTTCCTCTCCATCATGTCTCCTGAGATCCAGTTGCCTCTGCCGCCTGGGAAACGCCGGACGCAGTCTCTCAGCGCCCTGCCCAAGGAACGAGACTCATCCTCAGAGAAGGATGGACGCAGCCCCAACAAG AGGGAGAAGGACCATATCCGGCGGCCCATGAATGCCTTCATGATCTTCAGCAAGCGGCACCGGGCCCTGGTCCACCAGCGTCACCCCAACCAGGACAACCGGACCGTCAGTAAGATCCTGGGCGAGTGGTGGTATGCTCTGGGGCCCAAGGAGAAGCAGAAGTACCACGACCTGGCCTTCCAG GTGAAAGAGGCCCACTTTAAGGCCCACCCAGACTGGAAGTGGTGCAACAAGGACCGGAAGAAGTCCAGCTCAGAGGCCAAGCCTACAAGCCTGGGGCTGGCAGGAGGGCACAAGGAGCCAAGGGAGCGGAGCATGTCGGAGACAGGCACCGCCGCTGCCCCTGGAG TGTCCTCGGAGCTCCTGTCTGTCACAGCCCAGACGCTCTTGAGCTCGGACACCAAGGCTCCGGGGAGCAGCTCCTGTGGGGCAGAACGTCTGCACGCAGTCGGCGGACCTGCCTCAGCCCGGCCCCGAGCCTTCTCCCACAGCGGGGTCCACAGCCTGGATGGCGGGGAAGTAGACAGCCAGGCACTACAGGAACTGACTCAG ATGGTGTCTGGCCCTGCATCCTACTCTGGCCCAAAGCCTTCCACCCAATATGGGGCTCCAGGCCCCTTTGCGGCCCCTGGTGAGGGAGGCACTCTGGCAGCCAGTGGGCGGCCCCCACTGCTGCCCACCCGGGCCTCCCGTTCCCAGCGTGCAGCCAGTGAGGACATGACCAGTGACGAGGAACGCATGGTCATCTGTGAGGAGGAAGGGGATGATGATGTCATTG CTGACGATGGCTTCAGCACCACTGACATTGACCTCAAGTGCAAGGAGCGGGTGACCGACAGCGAGAGCGGAGACAGCTCTGGGGAGGACCCAGAGGGCAGCAAG GGCTTTGGTCGGAAGGTGTTCTCGCCTGTGATCCGTTCCTCCTTTACTCACTGCCGTCCATCGCTGGACCCTGAGCCCCCAGGGCCCCCAGATCCACCTGCAGGCTTCGGCAAAGGCTACGGGCCCACCCCATCCTCCTCATCCTCGCCTGCCTCCTCCTCAGCCTCAGCAGCCACCTCCTTCCCGCTGGGCTCAGGGACCTTCAAGGCCCAGGAGTCAGGTCAGGGCAGCACAACAGGTCCCCTACGGCCCCCACCCCCTGGAACTGGGGGCCCAGCAACACCTAAGGCCACCCGGTTTCTCCCCACGGATTCTGCCACCTTCCGGCGCAAGAGACCTGAAAGCGTGGGGGGCCTGGAGCCACCAGGCCCCTCAGTCATTGCGGCACCTCCCAGCGGGGGAGGAAGTGTTCTGCAGACACTGGTCCTGCCCTCAAACAAGGAGGAACGGGAGGGCAGTGGAGCTCGCATGCCCTCGGCCCCAGCCCCATCGCTGGCCTATGGGGCCCCAGCAGCCCCCCTGTCCCGCCCGGCCGCCACCATGGTCACCAATGTGGTGCGGCCTGTCAGCAGCACTCCTGTACCCATCGCCTCTAAGCCTTTCCCCACTTCTGGCCGGGCAGAAGCGTCTCCAAATGACACAGCCGGTGCCAGGACTGAGACAGTCGCTGGGTCCCGGGCACCTGGGGGCTCCCCACTGGGCGTCAGCTTAGTGTATTCGGACAAGAAGTCGGGAGCAGCCACCTCAACAGCCCCACATCTGGTGGCTGGACCCCTACTGGGCACTGTGGGGAAGGCGCCTGCCACTGTCACCAACCTGCTGGTGGGCGCCCCGGGCTATGGGGCCCCAGCGCCCCCCGCTGTCCAGTTCATTGCCCAGGGGGGCCCTGGCAGCGGGACGGCTGCTGGCTCAGGAGCAGGTGCTGGGAGTGGGCCCAATGGGCCAATGCCCCTGGGCATCCTGCAGCCAGGTCCCCTGGGCAAGGCTGGGGGAATCACCCAGGTGCAGTACATTCTGCCCACGCTGCCCCAGCAACTTCAAGTGGCGCCTGCCCCAGCACCAGCCCCTGGGACCAAGGCAGCGGCTCCCAGCGGCCCTGCACCCACCACCAGCATCCGTTTCACCCTCCCGCCGGGCACCTCCACCAACGGCAAAGTCCTGGCTGCCACCGCACCCACTCCTGGCATCCCCATCCTGCAGTCCGTaccctccgccccgccccccaaAG CCCAGTCAGTTTCGCCTGTGCAGGCCCCACCCCCGGGTGGCTCAGCCCAGCTGCTACCTGGGAAGGTACTAGTGCCCTTGGCCACCCCTAGCATGTCAGTGCGGGGAGGAGGGGCCGGCCAGCCGCTGCCCCTGGTGAGCCCACCCTTCTCAGTACCTGTGCAGAATGGTGCTCAGCCACCCAGCAAG ATCATCCAGCTGACTCCAGTGCCTGTGAGCACACCCAGCGGCCTGGTGCCGCCCCTCAGCCCGGCTACGCTCCCCGGACCCGCCTCTCAGCCTCAGAAGGTTCTGCTGCCCTCCTCCACCAG AATCACCTACGTGCAGTCAGCAGGCGGGCATGCGCTGCCCCTGGGCACCGGTCCTGCGTCCAGTCAGGCTGGAACAGTCACCTCGTACGGACCCACGAGCTCAGTAGCCCTAGGCTTCACCTCGCTGGGGCCCAGCGGCCCCGCCTTCGTGCAGCCCCTGCTTTCAG gCCAAGCCCCATTGCTGGCTCCTGGCCAGGTGGGCGTGTCACCCGTGCCCAGCCCCCAGCTGCCTCCCACCTGCGCAGCCCCCAGTGGTCCCGTCATCACAGCGTTTTACCCTGGCAGCCCCGTACCCACCTCCTCAGCACCCCTGGCCCAGCCATCCCAGGCCCCCCCCGGCCTGGTCTACACCGTGGCCACCAACACCACCCCACCTGCTGCCACCATCCTGCCCAAGGGCCCACCGGCCCCCGCCACTGCCACCCCGGCCCCTACCAGCCCTTTCCCTAGTGCCACAG CAGGCTCCATGACCTACAGTTTAGTGGCCCCCAAGGCCCAGCGGCCCACCCCCAAGGCCCCCCAGAAAGTGAAGGCGGCCATCGCCAGCATTCCCGTGGGCTCCTTTGAGGCAGGTGCCCCTGGGCGGCCAGGCCCTGCGCCCCGGCAGCCGTTGGAGCCTGGCCCAGCTCGTGAGCCCCCTGCATCCGAGTCAGAGCTTGAGGGACGGCCAACAACACCAGCCCCTCCACTGCCCCCAGAGACCTGGGCTCCCCCGGCCCGGAGCAGTCCCCCGCCGCCCCCACCTGCTGAGGAGCGGACCAGTGCCAAGGGCCCTGAGACCATG GCCAGCAAATTCCCCAGCTCATCTTCAGACTGGCGTGTCCCCGGGCTGGGCCTGGAGAGCCGAGGGGagcctcccacccctcccagcccggccccggctccagccccagcccctggtagcagcggcagcagcagtgAGGGCAGCAGTGGGAgggcagctggggacacccccgagCGCAAGGAGGCGGCTAGTGCTGGCAAGAAGGTCAAGGTGCGGCCCCCGCCCCTGAAGAAGACCTTTGACTCTGTGGACAA CAGGGTCCTGTCAGAGGTGGACTTCGAAGAGCGCTTTGCTGAGCTGCCCGAGTTTCGGCCTGAGGAGGTCTTGCCCTCGCCCACCCTGCAGTCTCTGGCCACCTCACCCCGGGCCATCCTGGGCTCCTACCGCAAGAAGAGGAAGAACTCCACTG ACCTGGACTCAGCCCCCGAGGACCCCACCTCGCCCAAGCGTAAGATGAGGAGACGCTCCAGTTGCAGCTCGGAGCCCAACACCCCCAAGAGTGCCAAGTGCGAGGGGGACATCTTCACTTTTGACCGTACAG GTACAGAAGCTGAGGATGTGCTCGGGGAGCTGGAATATGAGAAGGTGCCATACTCGTCGCTGCGGCGCACCCTGGACCAGCGCCGGGCCCTCGTCATGCAGCTCTTCCAGGACCATGGCTTCTTCCCATCAG CCCAGGCTACGGCAGCCTTCCAGGCCCGCTATGCAGACATCTTCCCCTCTAAGGTCTGTCTGCAGCTGAAGATCCGTGAGGTGCGCCAGAAGATCATGCAGGCGGCCACTCCCACGGAGCAGCCCCCGGGAGCCGAGGCCCCCCTCCCTGGACCGCCCCCCACTGTCACTGCTGCTGCCCctgtccccactcccagccctgctGGGGGCCCTGACCCCACCTCACCTGGCTCGGACTCTGGCACGGCCCCGGCTGCCCCGCCATTGCCTCCGCCCCCAGAGCCGGGGCCCGGACAGCCTGGCTGGGAGGGGCCCCCCCAACCCTCACCACCCCCCTCTGGTCCCTCCACAGCTGCCACAGGCAGGTGA
- the CIC gene encoding protein capicua homolog isoform X8, producing MYSAHRPLVPASGAASRGLGMFVWTNVEPRSVAVFPWHSLVPFLAPSQPDPSVQPSEAQQPASHLVASNQSKEPAESAAVAHEQPPGGTGNADPGRPPGATCPESPGPGPPHTLGVVEPGKGPLPTTEEEAPGPPGEPRLDSETESDHDDAFLSIMSPEIQLPLPPGKRRTQSLSALPKERDSSSEKDGRSPNKREKDHIRRPMNAFMIFSKRHRALVHQRHPNQDNRTVSKILGEWWYALGPKEKQKYHDLAFQVKEAHFKAHPDWKWCNKDRKKSSSEAKPTSLGLAGGHKEPRERSMSETGTAAAPGVSSELLSVTAQTLLSSDTKAPGSSSCGAERLHAVGGPASARPRAFSHSGVHSLDGGEVDSQALQELTQMVSGPASYSGPKPSTQYGAPGPFAAPGEGGTLAASGRPPLLPTRASRSQRAASEDMTSDEERMVICEEEGDDDVIADDGFSTTDIDLKCKERVTDSESGDSSGEDPEGSKGFGRKVFSPVIRSSFTHCRPSLDPEPPGPPDPPAGFGKGYGPTPSSSSSPASSSASAATSFPLGSGTFKAQESGQGSTTGPLRPPPPGTGGPATPKATRFLPTDSATFRRKRPESVGGLEPPGPSVIAAPPSGGGSVLQTLVLPSNKEEREGSGARMPSAPAPSLAYGAPAAPLSRPAATMVTNVVRPVSSTPVPIASKPFPTSGRAEASPNDTAGARTETVAGSRAPGGSPLGVSLVYSDKKSGAATSTAPHLVAGPLLGTVGKAPATVTNLLVGAPGYGAPAPPAVQFIAQGGPGSGTAAGSGAGAGSGPNGPMPLGILQPGPLGKAGGITQVQYILPTLPQQLQVAPAPAPAPGTKAAAPSGPAPTTSIRFTLPPGTSTNGKVLAATAPTPGIPILQSVPSAPPPKAQSVSPVQAPPPGGSAQLLPGKVLVPLATPSMSVRGGGAGQPLPLVSPPFSVPVQNGAQPPSKIIQLTPVPVSTPSGLVPPLSPATLPGPASQPQKVLLPSSTRITYVQSAGGHALPLGTGPASSQAGTVTSYGPTSSVALGFTSLGPSGPAFVQPLLSGQAPLLAPGQVGVSPVPSPQLPPTCAAPSGPVITAFYPGSPVPTSSAPLAQPSQAPPGLVYTVATNTTPPAATILPKGPPAPATATPAPTSPFPSATAGSMTYSLVAPKAQRPTPKAPQKVKAAIASIPVGSFEAGAPGRPGPAPRQPLEPGPAREPPASESELEGRPTTPAPPLPPETWAPPARSSPPPPPPAEERTSAKGPETMASKFPSSSSDWRVPGLGLESRGEPPTPPSPAPAPAPAPGSSGSSSEGSSGRAAGDTPERKEAASAGKKVKVRPPPLKKTFDSVDKVLSEVDFEERFAELPEFRPEEVLPSPTLQSLATSPRAILGSYRKKRKNSTDLDSAPEDPTSPKRKMRRRSSCSSEPNTPKSAKCEGDIFTFDRTGTEAEDVLGELEYEKVPYSSLRRTLDQRRALVMQLFQDHGFFPSAQATAAFQARYADIFPSKVCLQLKIREVRQKIMQAATPTEQPPGAEAPLPGPPPTVTAAAPVPTPSPAGGPDPTSPGSDSGTAPAAPPLPPPPEPGPGQPGWEGPPQPSPPPSGPSTAATGR from the exons ATGTACTCAGCCCACAGGCCCCTGGTGCCCGCGTCCGGCGCGGCCTCCCGTGGCCTCGGCATGTTCG TGTGGACGAACGTGGAACCTCGCTCTGTGGCCGTGTTCCCCTGGCATTCCTTAGTCCCCTTCCTGGCCCCCAGCCAGCCTGACCCCTCCGTGCAGCCAAGTGAGGCCCAGCAACCTGCTAGCCACCTAGTGGCCTCCAACCAGAGCAAAG AACCTGCTGAGTCGGCGGCTGTTGCTCACGAGCAGCCACCAGGCGGGACGGGGAATGCTGACCCCGGGCGGCCCCCTGGAGCTACATGCCCTGAGAGCCCAGGGCCCGGACCCCCCCACACTCTGGGGGTGGTGGAACCTGGAAAGGGCCCCCTTCCCACCACGGAGGAGGAGGCCCCTGGTCCTCCAGGAGAGCCCAGGCTGGACAGTGAGACAGAGAGTGACCACGACGATGC CTTCCTCTCCATCATGTCTCCTGAGATCCAGTTGCCTCTGCCGCCTGGGAAACGCCGGACGCAGTCTCTCAGCGCCCTGCCCAAGGAACGAGACTCATCCTCAGAGAAGGATGGACGCAGCCCCAACAAG AGGGAGAAGGACCATATCCGGCGGCCCATGAATGCCTTCATGATCTTCAGCAAGCGGCACCGGGCCCTGGTCCACCAGCGTCACCCCAACCAGGACAACCGGACCGTCAGTAAGATCCTGGGCGAGTGGTGGTATGCTCTGGGGCCCAAGGAGAAGCAGAAGTACCACGACCTGGCCTTCCAG GTGAAAGAGGCCCACTTTAAGGCCCACCCAGACTGGAAGTGGTGCAACAAGGACCGGAAGAAGTCCAGCTCAGAGGCCAAGCCTACAAGCCTGGGGCTGGCAGGAGGGCACAAGGAGCCAAGGGAGCGGAGCATGTCGGAGACAGGCACCGCCGCTGCCCCTGGAG TGTCCTCGGAGCTCCTGTCTGTCACAGCCCAGACGCTCTTGAGCTCGGACACCAAGGCTCCGGGGAGCAGCTCCTGTGGGGCAGAACGTCTGCACGCAGTCGGCGGACCTGCCTCAGCCCGGCCCCGAGCCTTCTCCCACAGCGGGGTCCACAGCCTGGATGGCGGGGAAGTAGACAGCCAGGCACTACAGGAACTGACTCAG ATGGTGTCTGGCCCTGCATCCTACTCTGGCCCAAAGCCTTCCACCCAATATGGGGCTCCAGGCCCCTTTGCGGCCCCTGGTGAGGGAGGCACTCTGGCAGCCAGTGGGCGGCCCCCACTGCTGCCCACCCGGGCCTCCCGTTCCCAGCGTGCAGCCAGTGAGGACATGACCAGTGACGAGGAACGCATGGTCATCTGTGAGGAGGAAGGGGATGATGATGTCATTG CTGACGATGGCTTCAGCACCACTGACATTGACCTCAAGTGCAAGGAGCGGGTGACCGACAGCGAGAGCGGAGACAGCTCTGGGGAGGACCCAGAGGGCAGCAAG GGCTTTGGTCGGAAGGTGTTCTCGCCTGTGATCCGTTCCTCCTTTACTCACTGCCGTCCATCGCTGGACCCTGAGCCCCCAGGGCCCCCAGATCCACCTGCAGGCTTCGGCAAAGGCTACGGGCCCACCCCATCCTCCTCATCCTCGCCTGCCTCCTCCTCAGCCTCAGCAGCCACCTCCTTCCCGCTGGGCTCAGGGACCTTCAAGGCCCAGGAGTCAGGTCAGGGCAGCACAACAGGTCCCCTACGGCCCCCACCCCCTGGAACTGGGGGCCCAGCAACACCTAAGGCCACCCGGTTTCTCCCCACGGATTCTGCCACCTTCCGGCGCAAGAGACCTGAAAGCGTGGGGGGCCTGGAGCCACCAGGCCCCTCAGTCATTGCGGCACCTCCCAGCGGGGGAGGAAGTGTTCTGCAGACACTGGTCCTGCCCTCAAACAAGGAGGAACGGGAGGGCAGTGGAGCTCGCATGCCCTCGGCCCCAGCCCCATCGCTGGCCTATGGGGCCCCAGCAGCCCCCCTGTCCCGCCCGGCCGCCACCATGGTCACCAATGTGGTGCGGCCTGTCAGCAGCACTCCTGTACCCATCGCCTCTAAGCCTTTCCCCACTTCTGGCCGGGCAGAAGCGTCTCCAAATGACACAGCCGGTGCCAGGACTGAGACAGTCGCTGGGTCCCGGGCACCTGGGGGCTCCCCACTGGGCGTCAGCTTAGTGTATTCGGACAAGAAGTCGGGAGCAGCCACCTCAACAGCCCCACATCTGGTGGCTGGACCCCTACTGGGCACTGTGGGGAAGGCGCCTGCCACTGTCACCAACCTGCTGGTGGGCGCCCCGGGCTATGGGGCCCCAGCGCCCCCCGCTGTCCAGTTCATTGCCCAGGGGGGCCCTGGCAGCGGGACGGCTGCTGGCTCAGGAGCAGGTGCTGGGAGTGGGCCCAATGGGCCAATGCCCCTGGGCATCCTGCAGCCAGGTCCCCTGGGCAAGGCTGGGGGAATCACCCAGGTGCAGTACATTCTGCCCACGCTGCCCCAGCAACTTCAAGTGGCGCCTGCCCCAGCACCAGCCCCTGGGACCAAGGCAGCGGCTCCCAGCGGCCCTGCACCCACCACCAGCATCCGTTTCACCCTCCCGCCGGGCACCTCCACCAACGGCAAAGTCCTGGCTGCCACCGCACCCACTCCTGGCATCCCCATCCTGCAGTCCGTaccctccgccccgccccccaaAG CCCAGTCAGTTTCGCCTGTGCAGGCCCCACCCCCGGGTGGCTCAGCCCAGCTGCTACCTGGGAAGGTACTAGTGCCCTTGGCCACCCCTAGCATGTCAGTGCGGGGAGGAGGGGCCGGCCAGCCGCTGCCCCTGGTGAGCCCACCCTTCTCAGTACCTGTGCAGAATGGTGCTCAGCCACCCAGCAAG ATCATCCAGCTGACTCCAGTGCCTGTGAGCACACCCAGCGGCCTGGTGCCGCCCCTCAGCCCGGCTACGCTCCCCGGACCCGCCTCTCAGCCTCAGAAGGTTCTGCTGCCCTCCTCCACCAG AATCACCTACGTGCAGTCAGCAGGCGGGCATGCGCTGCCCCTGGGCACCGGTCCTGCGTCCAGTCAGGCTGGAACAGTCACCTCGTACGGACCCACGAGCTCAGTAGCCCTAGGCTTCACCTCGCTGGGGCCCAGCGGCCCCGCCTTCGTGCAGCCCCTGCTTTCAG gCCAAGCCCCATTGCTGGCTCCTGGCCAGGTGGGCGTGTCACCCGTGCCCAGCCCCCAGCTGCCTCCCACCTGCGCAGCCCCCAGTGGTCCCGTCATCACAGCGTTTTACCCTGGCAGCCCCGTACCCACCTCCTCAGCACCCCTGGCCCAGCCATCCCAGGCCCCCCCCGGCCTGGTCTACACCGTGGCCACCAACACCACCCCACCTGCTGCCACCATCCTGCCCAAGGGCCCACCGGCCCCCGCCACTGCCACCCCGGCCCCTACCAGCCCTTTCCCTAGTGCCACAG CAGGCTCCATGACCTACAGTTTAGTGGCCCCCAAGGCCCAGCGGCCCACCCCCAAGGCCCCCCAGAAAGTGAAGGCGGCCATCGCCAGCATTCCCGTGGGCTCCTTTGAGGCAGGTGCCCCTGGGCGGCCAGGCCCTGCGCCCCGGCAGCCGTTGGAGCCTGGCCCAGCTCGTGAGCCCCCTGCATCCGAGTCAGAGCTTGAGGGACGGCCAACAACACCAGCCCCTCCACTGCCCCCAGAGACCTGGGCTCCCCCGGCCCGGAGCAGTCCCCCGCCGCCCCCACCTGCTGAGGAGCGGACCAGTGCCAAGGGCCCTGAGACCATG GCCAGCAAATTCCCCAGCTCATCTTCAGACTGGCGTGTCCCCGGGCTGGGCCTGGAGAGCCGAGGGGagcctcccacccctcccagcccggccccggctccagccccagcccctggtagcagcggcagcagcagtgAGGGCAGCAGTGGGAgggcagctggggacacccccgagCGCAAGGAGGCGGCTAGTGCTGGCAAGAAGGTCAAGGTGCGGCCCCCGCCCCTGAAGAAGACCTTTGACTCTGTGGACAA GGTCCTGTCAGAGGTGGACTTCGAAGAGCGCTTTGCTGAGCTGCCCGAGTTTCGGCCTGAGGAGGTCTTGCCCTCGCCCACCCTGCAGTCTCTGGCCACCTCACCCCGGGCCATCCTGGGCTCCTACCGCAAGAAGAGGAAGAACTCCACTG ACCTGGACTCAGCCCCCGAGGACCCCACCTCGCCCAAGCGTAAGATGAGGAGACGCTCCAGTTGCAGCTCGGAGCCCAACACCCCCAAGAGTGCCAAGTGCGAGGGGGACATCTTCACTTTTGACCGTACAG GTACAGAAGCTGAGGATGTGCTCGGGGAGCTGGAATATGAGAAGGTGCCATACTCGTCGCTGCGGCGCACCCTGGACCAGCGCCGGGCCCTCGTCATGCAGCTCTTCCAGGACCATGGCTTCTTCCCATCAG CCCAGGCTACGGCAGCCTTCCAGGCCCGCTATGCAGACATCTTCCCCTCTAAGGTCTGTCTGCAGCTGAAGATCCGTGAGGTGCGCCAGAAGATCATGCAGGCGGCCACTCCCACGGAGCAGCCCCCGGGAGCCGAGGCCCCCCTCCCTGGACCGCCCCCCACTGTCACTGCTGCTGCCCctgtccccactcccagccctgctGGGGGCCCTGACCCCACCTCACCTGGCTCGGACTCTGGCACGGCCCCGGCTGCCCCGCCATTGCCTCCGCCCCCAGAGCCGGGGCCCGGACAGCCTGGCTGGGAGGGGCCCCCCCAACCCTCACCACCCCCCTCTGGTCCCTCCACAGCTGCCACAGGCAGGTGA